One genomic segment of Zingiber officinale cultivar Zhangliang unplaced genomic scaffold, Zo_v1.1 ctg224, whole genome shotgun sequence includes these proteins:
- the LOC122036918 gene encoding nuclear transcription factor Y subunit B-8-like, producing the protein MSGGLQAHPAPHPAPAVREQDRFMPIANVIRIMRRVLPAHAKISDDAKEMIQECVSEYISFITSEANERCQREQRKTVTADDVLWAMRKLGFDDYLDPLTLFLHRYRELEAGAATDSSSGHNAPPTLHLPKHHRNAAAPVPDISAPAPQYFATPPLSGFLMPPAPAQPSNLMSESMVGYFFNMYGGGGGGEAGPSGAAGYNFPNFDPQFHHK; encoded by the coding sequence ATGAGTGGCGGCTTACAAGCGCATCCAGCACCGCATCCTGCGCCGGCGGTGCGGGAGCAGGACCGGTTCATGCCGATCGCGAACGTGATCCGTATCATGCGCCGGGTGCTGCCGGCGCACGCAAAGATCTCCGACGACGCGAAGGAGATGATCCAGGAGTGCGTGTCGGAGTACATCAGCTTCATCACCAGCGAGGCCAACGAGCGGTGCCAGCGCGAGCAGCGCAAGACCGTCACCGCCGACGACGTCCTCTGGGCCATGCGCAAGCTCGGCTTCGACGACTACCTTGACCCCCTAACCCTCTTCCTCCACCGCTACCGCGAGCTCGAGGCCGGCGCAGCCACTGACTCCTCCTCCGGCCACAACGCTCCCCCCACGCTCCACCTCCCCAAGCACCACCGCAACGCCGCCGCCCCTGTTCCCGACATTTCCGCCCCTGCTCCCCAGTACTTCGCCACTCCCCCTCTGTCTGGATTCCTCATGCCGCCGGCGCCAGCGCAACCGAGTAATCTCATGAGCGAGAGCATGGTGGGCTACTTCTTCAACAtgtacggcggcggcggcggaggagaaGCAGGGCCCAGCGGCGCCGCCGGCTACAATTTCCCCAATTTTGACCCCCAATTTCATCACAAGTAA